In Nilaparvata lugens isolate BPH chromosome 13, ASM1435652v1, whole genome shotgun sequence, the sequence ttgaaagtaataataatattacaagctagaataataattaatagttattctattattaaaaacagaataaattgttTTAACATGTTTTATACTAAAACGTATTGTGTAATTTATTGCATTGTTCTGTTTGATCCTCCATTTttagtataataatttattgaaattgattattataaatttattatcattagtaTATAATTTTCCAGCAATTATTAtgtgtgaaatttgaaggaaatcaattttatacaaatattttgCATCATACAAAAGAAAACTACAgttaattttcttaataatcTTGAATTTGGTTTCCTTATCATTCTTCTGCTATTTCTACCTCTCTATTCTATTTCTCCGTGTGaaattttttcactatttctctgtgtgaaatttgaaggaaatcaattttatacaaatattttgCATCATACAAAAGAAAACTACAGTTAATTGTATTAATAATCTTGAATTTGGTTTCCTTATCATTCTTCTGCTTTTTCTACCTGATCTGTTTatccttcttttttcttctttttattcatccactgtattaatttattctccatttttttttattctcctACTTATTTCACATCTTCGTTCCTCTCaagtttcttctcttcttcttcttcatcagcATCATcactttctcttttcttcttcttcttcttcttcttcttcttcttcttcttcttcatcatcatcaaattcttttcttcttcttcttcttcttcttcttcttcttcttcttttcttcctctttttcttcttcttttcatcacattcttctcttcttcttcttctacttcttcgtcttcttcttctttgacttCTTCTTCATCAGCATCATCACATTCtcttttcttcgtcttcttcttcttcttttccatctcTCTCGTTCTCCTtattttcttttccttttacttcttcctcCTGTATTTCTCCCACTTCTCTCCCACcgttctctccttcttctccatcaatCGCAACAACAACAACCTCTCCCTCTTCCTTTTCTTCGTTCACCTCTTCGTTTTTGAAACTAATCTTGGGAGTTCTTTTCGAGTCATTGTTGAAACCGTCGTCTTTCCTGAATAAAGAATGTCGTCTCGGTTTTCTAATGTAGAGCAGGTTGTGGCAGGAGAATTCCTCTTCAGATTTATTTGTTTCACTATCAGAATCTGTAAAGTCAAAATAGTTGAACTCATCATCTAAAGCAGTTAGGTTGTAcgaatttctaaataattcatcctcttcttcttcctcaacttcttctccttccatttcttcctttctctctttgtcatcatcctcttcttctccttctcctcttttcttCCTGTCTTTATCTCCTCCTaagtcttcttctttcttgtgtAGTTCTTCAACTCCCTTAGAAACACTACTTCGTATTTCTTTTTCTGTTGTCTTTCCATTAGTTTCTCCTTCTCGTTTTAAACCTTGTCCTTTGGAAGTTCTCTTCATTATTCCTCTtccatttctttcttctttgaCAATTCTTTCTTCATCTATCCGTTCCACTTCTTTGGATTTTCTTTCCACTCCATTCTCCattttttcatctttatcaacaacTTCCTCCTTACTCATTAATCTGGAGGTTCTCTCAAGTGCtatttcttcctccttctctccttcttcttctttcaaagtttttatattttcttctttatttaatTCCTCTTCACCTATCGATCCTTGCCCTGTAGAACGTTGTCTCTCTCCTGTTTCTCCGTCTATGTTCAATTCCTTTTCTCCTATCCATCCTTGCCCTGTAGAACGTTTTCTCTCTCCTGTTTCTTTTTCTCTGTTCAATTCCTTTTCTCCTATCCATCCTTGCCCTGTAGAACGTTTTCTCTCTCCTGTTTCTTTTTCTCTGTTCAATTCCTTTTCACCTATCAATCCTTGCCCTGAAGAACGTTTTCTCTCTCCTGTTTCTTCATCTTTGTTCAACTCTTCTCCACCTATCGATCCTTGTACCCCAGAAGATCTTCCAGTTCTCTCTTGTTCTTCTTCGCCCTCTTTGTTCAattctcctctttctctatCGGTATCCTCTTCACACTCCAATCCTTCCCCCTTagaccttcttcttctctctttttctcttctttctcctaaACGATTTCTCTCTTTACTCAACCATCCTTGACCCCTAGATGTTCCTCTAATTATCCtctctacttctccttcttcttcatctactcttctttctcctctttcttcccaCTCTAATTCTTCCATCACCCTTCCCCAATCTGTCACCTCATCCAAACTGAAAAGTGATCCATTTTTCTTTGACTTCATTTTCTTTTTGatcaaaattttctgtttttcgaGTTTCTTTTCTATGTCCTCTTCCGTGAATAGTTTTGATAGGAAAGCGGCGGGGTTCGGAGGACACACTTTCAGTGTTTCGACTATTATGTAGTCTAGGATTGATTTTAGCTGGAAAATACAAGAATTATTCAAACAGGTACAAAATTAATTCGAATATAGGCTACTATTTTCACAGTCATGTATTAGGCGAGTATTGATGATATAaggaagggaatcaatttgaatttcatagACTATGGACAATATCCAAGATTGAATTTAgctgaaaaatacaataatttttcaaatagagaATTCGATTCGAATATATTCTACTATTTTCACAGTCATGTATTGGTCAAGTATTAATGATATAAGAGATGGGATCAATTTTAATTACATAGACTATGgacaatattatttaatttattaatttttatgtagccttattaaataaatttgcttACAAAAAGAGTTTTCATATCAAAGTAGTTTCCACTACTGGCATGagaaaattaatacaatttaagaACTGCTTTATCAAACAGAAAAAATACTTAAAATCAGATATTCTACACTATAGAATGAGTAATTATTTCAGGAATTAAACCTgtttgttgtcaaaaatagattcttgaaattattgtttatgaaGGGATGAGCGTcataggctcaactcacacttatgtgactcaggtcgagaagagactcgactctagtcgagagcatgtgtttccaaatggtgacactcagaccagtcgattctagtccccgcgactgtcaccatttgaaaacacatgctctcgactagagtcgagtctcttctctacctgagtcgcgtaagtgtgagttgagctataggcctatattgaggtccatgttataatggcagtggataaagataggagaatagcgatgccgattacctgcattgattaattatatttctacactgtcaaaagcATAATTGGCATCgatgtggacctagaaaaggatagtacaaccggctttgtcgaatgatagacaaggatagcaaaaccaaagttgatcaaatactgtcattataacgtggtccttACTATAGGtctattataatatcatagacAATATTAAATATCATACATATAAATTCATACGTTATCAAAATATAAGGATGGGATGACTAtggcgaggtccacgttataatattgCAGTATTTttttaacattggtgttgctatccttgtctatcattcgacaaagcagatagcaatatccttttccagctttgcaacgttgccagatcgtgtttTGTAATGTATAGATGTAATTAtttgacaaaatattgaatctcagttatggaaatttattatttaatcattgaaaaatgtattttcttgacatatataatatgatttattacTTTTATGACAAGAAATACCAGTAATATTACATAAGAAATACCGGTatcctctatggaaggcatGTCACTGCCttgcagtgacaaggcagagaataaGCTACgctgttctatctttcttcactgccattataacgtggaccttactatagaaatTTGTTACCTCAATATTACTGTAGAGGTAGTCTATATTCTTGCCAACAATGAGCGGTTTCATAGCATTTAATCTTAGTTGATTTTCTCTAGTTAATTGAACATTCCATGTCAAATTAAAACCAGGATTATCCTGCACATGTTTCACTGGCCTGGGAAATTTGGAATAATGCAGATAATCTTCCAACATGTCCGCATAATTTATGTCCATTCTGTGAGCAAGAGTTTGTAATAAGAAAAATTGCGTCAGAAGATTTTCTTAGAGACTGAATTCACCGCTGAAAAATACATATACGTTATCACCAAAAAGTAGGTAATGTTTTAATACAAATACCATTTCAATTTATGAATACAATTCATCTGTTTCAAATACAAttccattttaataataatatttttatgaaatatgtTTACTTTGTATATATACAGTATTTACTTGGACCTACATTGAATTTGGATGACTTGAAGAATCGTAAGCTGGTATATTATTATATCGTAAGCTGGTATATAAATACAAATCCAGAGATGttgaaaaacttaaaaatagacTTATGTTTTGATAGAAGTTATAAGTGGGACACAAAAAAATTCTAGAATTGATGATTTCAAAGTGAATTTAGATACAACTGGAGCAAATATGTTTATATTCAACCGTGTGCAATATAACTAACCTGTAGGAGGTTTTATcggaatttatcaaaaatttagATACAATTAAACAGATGTTATAGCAATagcaatattattaaaacaatagtAAAAATTTCAGCAAATCAGCATTAAGTtattaatgttgaaataatgtttctcttgtttttcattcatatattttttcccCTTAGTTTTTCatcttaatttaaaatttttgctCAAAAATGCTCGAATTcttacagtgaggtccacgttataatggcatagAGGATTGataagaacaacgttgccgatcctctggcttatcaatgccttctgtagacggtagctgataaaggtttattgatgtaatattaaatgttcattctcgtttaaaataataaattatatttctcaataattttcaatgaaattacaaaataaggataaaatattttgttaatcaattattaattctacatcgttaaaagacgatctggcaacagaacaaagcgaaaAAAAGATAGCACTAacctctttgttgaatgatagacaaggatagcaataccattgctaatcaaatattgccattataacatggacctcacttaTAATCCTTGATAAGGACTTTGGTGCATGCTCATCTTGTTTGAATTTCCTCGAGAGAGAAAGCCACTCGACTATTGCTGCTACCAAGCGATCAGAATTGAAAGTACACGCTCTGCTGTGCTGTCTGAATCTTCTATTAAAAGAGCACTTGATTTCTTCGTTGTTCGTTTCATTGTCTCTTTGTCTGTTGTTGACTTGTTGACATTGACAGGAGTTGAAATCTTTGGTAGTGCAGCGTGGACTTTCTGTTCTgtgtatttttgtaatatttaaattaataaataacttttctgtGTGAATTAAACTACACAATATGGAGCTAATTATACTATAATTTTGGCAGCTAATTATTGGAATACCGTAAgtgatgaaattattattattagtcttgTTTACGATAACCTAAATCAAAGTTGTAGGAGTAGTTTTGATATTTTGCCAATTCCCAATTTCTAAAAATCATATTGTTTGACTAATTAGTGCTACAACAACTTGGAATAAagttaattatataatttgttAGAGTGatttaattttcattatttagatTTAGAGCCAAGACCAATTGAATTAACTAGTTAGGCTAAGCAGTTGTTTAATAATGTTGACGAATATTCGAAGTCAGTTTATCTGGGTAAAGAAGGTATTTTCtcaacaaattttgtttttcaacgCCTGTTTGAATATAGTGAGTTGGTTCATATTTacataattatcaatttgtaataattatgaaacCATGGAGGAAACCATATTTGCTATTTCAAGTAATTTGTTGACAATGATAGTGATGATTGGTAGGTAATGTGCTATGAATTGTCAATCTTgagatattaataatttatattcccTTGGGAGCTTAATTATAGATTTCAATGACTTTGAAGCCGATATTTTTGGTAAAATTCGTCAAAGTTCTGTTGATTGTGAATTGATAAGAGCGTGTTGGGAGTTTACTTGACCTAATTTATATGCCGTAGTTGGGGGATGCAAGGTTGGgttgttttcaattgaatttaatatttcGACTGATATTTAACAAACTTTGCtattttaacagatttaaagatttttcaacaATAGTTCTAGGtcagtttttttaaaatttctataATTCCGTTTTTGAAAGTACTATGTGTGGAAAATACCAAAAGGGGTGAGTCTCGAACCCAAAACCGCTCTTGCTTGCTCTTAGTTCGTTTTCATTCATTTCCAAATTTGACCAGTTTGAGTTGAAGACAGTCGACTTGTTGAATCTTGTTGGATGAGTAGATGAATTTATTCGTTATTTAGTGTTTTATATTGATCAATTACAATATATCTACAATTATTCGCGTGCCAAAATGTGTTGAGTAGTATATTTTAGTTTGGAGTTTGATATTAACTTAGATTTGAAATTAGAAACGGTGACTGAACGTTTGAAAGCACTCAATGATTGTTCAAGGTAAGATTATTTAGTAATATTTGTTTCCCAATGCGATTTCTGTCATTTCATATTCCTTCATGTAGGCTGTTATTTATTGTGTTTGAAATATAGTATGATTTCTTCAGTTATGATCCGTAACACAACTCAATTATATCTCACTCTAATAATGTTTGCCCTTATTATTTGtcattaaattacaattaaTTTCATCTTATGCACAAAATGCATTTTCTCAGAAGTTTTAATACATCTGTCGCCTTTTTCAGTCTTAGGTGttgatttattttctcaaaatttggaatttaatttaattatggCAATTAGGCATCCATTTTTGATTTTTGACTCAGGTTGTCCTATCTTTTTGATAACGATGGCTACGTGACTTCTGTCGTGTCAGTAGTGGTTGTGGTGGGGGTTACAACTTGAGTTGTttttgtattgaattgaatattttcccTGATATTAAACAATTTCATTAGTTTGTATGCTGTTTTGTGGCGTTTAAAGATTTTCTAGCTATAAATTGTGGTTAAATTAAAGTTATTTCTGTAATTGCGTTTTTGAATAGTTTGGCTTTGATAGGCCcggacccggttgcacaaagccgggaaccaatcagagaaggcaacTTCTCCTTTATCGAAaagacggcttttctgattggttcttgtggaatagATAGTCTTAAACCCGGAACTTTTCACCTCCATTATTGGACGATTCTAACAGACGACTGCTGCTTTGTGTTGAAGCTGGTCTTTTATCGTAAATTGTGCTCATTTTAGTAGAATTTAACAATTAAATACTCAGTTCAGTGCTAGAATATGGtggaatatgtttttttttaagtttattGGTTGTTGAATGTGTTATGAACCGATTGTAGCCTACTCATAATAAGTTCATGGTATTTGGAACCGACTTCATACGATCTTATCATAGCAGAAGACATTTTGATATTACAAGGTGAGATCGGATTATAGTGAATTATTTTCCACTTTCCATTCATTTGTTCATcccataattcaaatttatgacGGTCTATTATCATCTAAATATCCATAATAAATTGTAGGTTGATTTCGTGAAGTGCTATAAATTACAGGCTTCAGCTTGCTAGGTATTTCATTATAGGCCTATAAGTAGACAAGTTTATTCCTaaacataatttaaaattgGAGTATCAACCAATGAATTTACAAAGTATggatattaaattaaatatacCGTATTctgtcaataattataattcataagATTCAATTGAAGTACAGTTTTACCAGAGAATGTATAGGCTATGTATAGGAATGTATGTATAGGCTTgagtaataaattattccagttttttcaaaacaaataagttttcaaactcaatagcctaatgaaatttttattccaaactctctggttaggatcaatgatcaataatagcataacataaaaagaaatattcattcattcacctttcaaaagttttgctttgaatagacctacaaagaaatcgaaaggtatttttacaaaatagtttggagagcatgctcatttgaattatcccgctgcaatcggctgtttccgttttgctataatgccaacaatacaacggcaaaatattgtgaatttccctcatgtttactgcgttaaagtcctggactcaaataagtcgagaacttaatagaccccggagtttagaacataaaatcgtgactcagaaagtcaacttagacccgagcgcttattttagtcctggactctgtaactctagaacttatagatcccgagctcggcaACCGGCCCATAGTGAATCGAAGAGCTAAAGCCGCGTTCACACCACTCTCCACAACTCTTGTCAATTGAGTTTTCAACTAGTTGCGGCAATTTGTTgccaattaattaaaaatcgcAGCAGCATTTTGTCGTCAACTTGTTTTTAACCAAATCTTTGTTTCCCACTCAGTGTGGGGAAACACTGAGAAAGTTGCCAACAAAATGTTCCCCCTCTACAAGTCCACGCCGACTACGCTCTCTTGACgagaaaatttacaaattttgttgcTCTACATTTGTCGCTCTACAATTTGAGTTGCTCTACAAATTATTTTGTAGAAAACTAATTGTGGACATTCTGTTGTCGACTTTAGTGTAAACGCATCTTGATAGCCTACTGCATATAATTGTGTATAGGGTCCTTAGgttttagaatagaataagcAATCTAGTTTGTTAATTCTATGGGCTTAGTAAAACCATTATATTGGagataatttgaacatttaaaatcaatattctTGTTTTTCAGCTGGTGATTAAGATGAATTTAGAGGTGATAAGAGTGGACAGCATAGGCAGAGATTTGGACAGGTTAGTgctttaatttttcatttatttcgttatttttcgattCAAGTTTTATATCAGCTGTGttaatagtgaagttgtgtttcttttctggctcaaaattttgcaaaattactcaaacatttccaatttgtagagatttgagtgaaatatttttgttttttatcagttttaaatataagaattcaaaatttttagtttagtcattagttttgaagtggaaattggactttttgaagtaaaagtgaaatcttaaccttattcttttttgaaacttttatttgtaaaaatttgggagaagacagttttgggctatgccggTTGTCTTcgcccaatcatattatatttattataattacgatttgtaataattgtcaatgaaataaataaataaataagttgtgTACCTTTAAGTTTTGGTGTTCACCATCAGAAAGTATTCATGAAGCCCACTTGAGGCTTATTGCATTCTCAATCAAGTAATACAGTCAAATCTAAATACTGTAGTTgaatttttagaataatttttattttttattttattttgtacaaAAATAAGCCTCGTAGGCTGGTGGCTAACCACTAACCACGTGACATGCAGATAAATATATGTGTACATAtatgtcgtcatacattgttgtgtcatcacagcaaaAGGTTTCAAACTAAATTTTTAGGTTCAGTATCTTTGATTTTTTcttgttaaatattttttcttcactatatttgtatttaaattatttttgtatcattttaaTTTGTAATTACCAAAtggtttattcattgttattggttgttcatTTTATGTTAAAATTAAAAGCTGCTGTAAAACTGCAGTTTTTTGTTTAAAGCCTCTCGATGATGACAAAACACGCATGATTGATGAACATTAGTGTGTGCTCATGCATGTATATACATGTTTGTCATGCATGTCtcaccgttagtggccagccttagatGAGAAGCTCTAggaatgataataaaaacacCTCCTATTCAGCATGCACCAATAATAAgtgttttatttctattgtaaattgaaatagaaagtCCAATCATTCACTCAGAAGTGGCTCTCTCATTAAATACTCatcgaattatttatttatataatgttGTATAAATGTTGTATTATGAAGTTATATCGTATTGAAGCTGGTAGGCTGTAACCACAGAGATAAGATAACATAAgatgatatcccatggtataggttcTTTGTGTTTCAAATTCTAAGCCGATTTTAGCCAACTCAAGCCAACTACTGTCCATTATCACTGGTTTGACAGGGTAAGAGCTTGTTCATATGActgcgatttacgctcggttgtcgctcggtttgccagcctcgtacacatgacagagattcatgagcggtttgcgctcggttatgataaataattactaggTACAACATCTATGTACTCAATCTTAATATCTTAATCTATGTACTTAATCACTATATTACTCTTTAACATATATATTACTGCTCTGATCAAAACCGCAcggttgactgaagacatgatgtgtacgctctcatgcctgctctagtatatcgagccgcccggcaaccgagcgacaaccgagcggttgtagtctgagactacaaccgccgcgattcgccggcgactactaaaaccgagcgatgcatgtgtacggcaccatgtgtttccctatacctggcaatcgctcggtttgtcaaccgcgcgacaaccgaacgtaaatcgctgtcatgtgaacaggctctaagagtgtaaaggtgcgtacagatatacgcgcctcgaacatgagcaattcacttttaatcagctgactacatctgtatttttacagaaacggtaagatacagttataaaaagcttggcatcagctgattaaaagtgaattgctcatgttcgcggcgcgtaaatctgtacgcaccttgagaaTGGCACAaaatgagagactaccagcgtcacatagcttcacaaaaaataactactatagtgaggtccacgttataatggcagtgtttgatcagcaatgtattgctatccttgtctatcattcaacaaagcggatagcgctatctctttctcgctttgctatgttgccagatcgtattttaacaatgtggaactaataattaatcaacaaaatatttcatcttaattatgataattcattagggattattaaaaaatttaatttcttgcttaataaaatataactgattattttaaacgagaatgaacatttaatattacatcaataatcctgtatcagctaccgtctatagaaggcatagaCAAGagagaggttcggcaacgttgttcccctatctttctccactgctattataacgtggacctcactataggactattggtttgagataacagttgaagttgcgacattaacgccctataccatgagtttcatttctatgctatctttactctatgctgTAGCCCATTTGCAGGTTCCTGGTTCATTGACATATCAACAATTATGTCATattaaaaacgtttattgaaggATATCAAATAAGTTTTTATActgttatcatagagaaacaatagcgtgagtagatatcccatggtatagggcgtttatgtcgcaactttaactgttatctcaaaccgattactgttgattattgtcgaattttactgttttgttggggtgagagtgtatgaacggcacaatatgagagactaacagtgtcacacagcttcacggaaaagagttacatgaactatcgacttgagataacagtaagagctgcgacataaacgccctatgccatgggatatctacttatgctattgttcctctatgctGTTATCCTACCACGATTCAAGActggatatttttaataattcactGCTGATTACGAATACAGAATTGTACAGTAATATGTTGAAATTCCAATTagaaatttgttaattattggcacaaatttgttaaattttaatggtGATTAAATGTCACCAGAATCAATCGGAGATGCgttcttttcaaaaaatactTCTCAGATTGATTCTCTTGACAGTTAATCCTGATTAAGATGTAAGAGGATTTCGTGCAACCGGACTTAGAGTACTAGATCATGCAGTGATCACTTTGTTTTTTCACTATAGTCTGTGCAACCCTTAGTTTACAGAACGGGGCTTTATGGCTAATGCTATTTCAATATAACAAAAGGAGTACACTGTTGCCGTTTTCATGCTGATTCTATTAAAAAGGCCTTCTCGCTCTTTCTCCTGCACAATTAGCTCTCAGGGTTTCTGAATTCTGTGAAATTTGGCAGCGCTGTACTCCATAAGAGCAATGGTGCAGTCTAAGGTTTGCACAGActaaagtttattttattttaatgatctTATTATTTTCTACTAGCggataacccgtgctccacacgGTCTGATTAAGAACTTGCCCACTTACTGAGATCTTGAACAAAtttaagtaggcctataaccaatttaagaatcaatatgcaacatttcaagttaatcagtccagtagttcagacgtgatatgcgtgaatttcctatcacatacgtgtttatatttatttattagttttttattacaaatcatatgaatatgattgggatAGAACAACTGGCATGGCCCataactattctgttcccaaattttgataaataataacatgtccgaaaaaattggttatgttcttactgtggGAAGTTGAAGTTCAATTTTTGTCCagaaatatatatgagctagaaattttgaacttagaatgattaaaacaaCAAATTATAGTCGAATAATACActcttaatatcaccgcactttgttTAAGCCAAtactttccttcattatattatagatggaTTTCAATGAtcttattatcattaatttttacCACCTATCAtcattcattgaccgagcgaagtgaggtctaagattcaagtcgacggtttggcatttctataTAGGTAataggttttcatgaaatttgacaggtatgttcctttcttaattgcgcgtcgacgcatatacaaggtttttggaaattttgcatttcaaggataataaaaaaggataaaggagcctccttcatacgccaatattagagtaaaaatcagactatagaattattcataataaatcagctgacaagtgattacacagatgtgtggagaagccagtctattgctgtatttccataaggtctatagtttcaatcaggtacttgtggatgagaatactgcgtgaggtctactgttcacagaactactagtatactaTTGGGCTAttgaaattcacattaaataattttattgcgaATCCCATACTAATGATGCATTGTTTGTTGTTTTGCAGTGGACAAAACGGACTTGGCAGCCACAGAACAACATGAGTCACTTCTATTCTGCTTCTGCTACaacgtcatcttcttcttctactactactgtTACTGCTTCTACTGATACGCTACTGATTCTACTACTGTTGCTGCTGCTTCTTCTTTGCTGAGAAATCAACACTTTTGGACCTTAGTAGCTGATTGCTGATCATTGCTGTAA encodes:
- the LOC111057452 gene encoding spore wall protein 2-like; translated protein: MDINYADMLEDYLHYSKFPRPVKHVQDNPGFNLTWNVQLTRENQLRLNAMKPLIVGKNIDYLYSNIELKSILDYIIVETLKVCPPNPAAFLSKLFTEEDIEKKLEKQKILIKKKMKSKKNGSLFSLDEVTDWGRVMEELEWEERGERRVDEEEGEVERIIRGTSRGQGWLSKERNRLGERREKERRRRSKGEGLECEEDTDRERGELNKEGEEEQERTGRSSGVQGSIGGEELNKDEETGERKRSSGQGLIGEKELNREKETGERKRSTGQGWIGEKELNREKETGERKRSTGQGWIGEKELNIDGETGERQRSTGQGSIGEEELNKEENIKTLKEEEGEKEEEIALERTSRLMSKEEVVDKDEKMENGVERKSKEVERIDEERIVKEERNGRGIMKRTSKGQDSDSETNKSEEEFSCHNLLYIRKPRRHSLFRKDDGFNNDSKRTPKISFKNEEVNEEKEEGEVVVVAIDGEEGENGGREVGEIQEEEVKGKENKENERDGKEEEEDEEKRM